Proteins co-encoded in one Helicobacter sp. 11S03491-1 genomic window:
- a CDS encoding phosphomannomutase/phosphoglucomutase produces the protein MDMSIFREYDIRGIFNRNLTKDITFGIGALIGERIQANGEDSIIIGYDARVHSLNLYEWLQDGLTSKGIKVYCIGLIPTPVAYFATCNVIDGISTTNSIMITGSHNPPQYNGFKITLKAKPFYGQDIKELGNQLCATAISYISNFSKTQKIDALSSYQEYLIKHFEKLRNFPYKIVLDYGNGVGSIGMDRILDVLHIQYDSLFATPDGNFPNHHPDPSEEKNLLAIKDYMTKHQIPIGLAFDGDADRIALLSLHHSYKGDELAILFAQEMANKGMKPLVIGEVKCSQIMYDEINKIGKSVMYKTGHSNLKIKLKELNAHLAAEMSGHLFFNDRYFGYDDAIYGALRALELFLTHTPKELENNIKNLPHSYSTPEEKISATEETKFLIIDELYKILQNPPSDFPKILDIITIDGVRVVFENGWGLVRASNTTPVLVTRFEAKNKVNADFYKQKLLALIEEIKNKI, from the coding sequence GTGGATATGAGCATTTTTAGAGAATATGATATTCGTGGTATTTTCAACCGCAATCTTACAAAAGATATAACTTTTGGGATTGGGGCTTTGATCGGAGAAAGGATTCAGGCAAATGGAGAAGATAGCATTATTATTGGATATGATGCAAGAGTGCATTCACTCAATCTTTATGAGTGGCTTCAAGATGGTCTCACAAGCAAAGGGATTAAAGTTTATTGTATTGGACTCATCCCTACCCCGGTAGCCTACTTTGCCACTTGTAATGTGATTGATGGTATTTCTACAACCAACTCAATCATGATTACAGGCTCACATAACCCTCCACAATACAATGGGTTTAAAATCACACTCAAAGCCAAGCCATTCTATGGGCAAGACATTAAAGAATTAGGGAACCAACTCTGTGCTACTGCTATTTCATATATTTCAAATTTTTCCAAAACTCAAAAAATAGATGCACTCAGTTCCTATCAAGAGTATCTCATCAAGCACTTTGAAAAACTTAGAAATTTCCCTTATAAAATTGTCCTTGACTATGGTAATGGTGTAGGTAGTATAGGCATGGATAGAATTTTAGATGTTCTCCATATCCAATATGATTCTTTATTTGCCACTCCTGATGGAAATTTTCCCAACCACCACCCCGATCCTAGCGAAGAAAAAAATCTCCTAGCCATCAAAGACTATATGACAAAACATCAAATCCCAATAGGATTAGCATTTGATGGGGATGCTGACAGAATTGCTTTGTTAAGCTTGCATCACTCTTATAAGGGCGATGAACTTGCTATTTTGTTTGCGCAAGAAATGGCAAACAAAGGCATGAAGCCATTAGTAATTGGCGAAGTAAAATGCTCTCAAATAATGTATGATGAAATTAACAAAATAGGTAAAAGCGTGATGTATAAAACAGGTCATAGCAACCTCAAAATAAAACTCAAAGAACTAAATGCTCATTTAGCAGCTGAAATGAGTGGGCATTTGTTTTTCAATGATCGTTATTTTGGCTATGATGATGCAATTTATGGCGCACTCAGGGCATTGGAATTATTCTTGACCCATACACCTAAAGAATTAGAAAACAACATCAAAAACCTTCCTCATTCTTATAGCACCCCGGAAGAGAAAATCTCTGCCACAGAAGAGACAAAATTTCTCATCATTGATGAACTCTATAAAATTCTTCAAAATCCCCCAAGTGATTTCCCAAAAATCCTAGATATTATTACTATTGATGGGGTAAGAGTAGTTTTTGAGAATGGATGGGGACTCGTGCGCGCAAGCAATACTACGCCTGTTTTGGTTACAAGATTTGAAGCCAAAAATAAAGTAAATGCAGATTTTTATAAACAAAAACTTTTAGCCCTCATAGAAGAAATCAAAAATAAAATATAA
- a CDS encoding virB3 type IV secretion protein, translating to MIDVAQAKVENIRELTKKEKFLGLNLNSWIFCGILSVPIANLTLFYGFVLFLILITFFYIAEFFDEDIIDILFANFTITGLDTYYA from the coding sequence ATGATTGATGTTGCTCAAGCCAAAGTAGAAAATATCCGAGAGCTCACCAAAAAAGAAAAATTTTTAGGATTGAATTTAAACTCTTGGATTTTTTGCGGTATCTTATCTGTGCCAATAGCAAATCTAACTCTCTTCTATGGGTTTGTTCTATTTCTAATTTTAATCACATTTTTTTATATCGCAGAATTTTTTGATGAAGACATTATAGATATTTTATTTGCAAATTTCACTATCACCGGTCTTGATACCTACTATGCTTAG
- a CDS encoding TrbC/VirB2 family protein, translating to MKKINELQMRYSLMIFIFFLNFAQAKDFGTFINEILNLISNTYMKALGSLIILGVGIYMIKEKERIKEIFVTCIIIIIGVAVIVNAKEISNYIFDSAK from the coding sequence ATGAAAAAAATTAATGAACTCCAAATGCGTTATAGCCTAATGATTTTTATATTTTTTCTCAACTTTGCTCAAGCAAAAGATTTTGGAACATTTATTAATGAAATTTTAAATTTAATCAGCAACACATATATGAAAGCATTAGGCTCTTTAATTATTCTTGGTGTAGGTATTTATATGATTAAAGAAAAAGAGCGGATCAAAGAAATTTTCGTTACCTGCATCATCATTATTATCGGGGTAGCTGTTATCGTGAATGCTAAAGAAATTTCTAATTACATTTTTGATAGTGCAAAATAA
- a CDS encoding HTH domain-containing protein: MKKYTLRNLVDEVLINAQEALSYKEIWEKALIKRLDKKLNSHGKTPSYSVSALLCNDIKKENSKYIIISKNPNRYQMKDRKNRSTQVLISKQIQTGSQEDQKNNKKSEFNEIDLHLLLVSFVWYKFKIYSKTIDANKSDKKEKGQNEWIHPDIVGIYFPFGDDYEPQTLKLTTNLACPSYKLYSFELKKKLSFSNLRESYFQAISNSSWANEGYLVAFEIDNKTDLLDELKRLNTAFGIGVIKLRGQLEDCEVMISAKYKESPDIDTLNLLVKNNPDFKNFIENINEDIGAGKSSRIMKTYYEKFFDKQQYEEYCKSKNIK, encoded by the coding sequence ATGAAAAAATATACGCTAAGAAATTTGGTTGATGAAGTATTAATCAATGCTCAAGAAGCGCTATCATATAAAGAAATTTGGGAAAAAGCCCTAATAAAGCGACTGGATAAAAAGTTAAATAGCCATGGAAAAACTCCATCGTATTCAGTTAGCGCATTACTTTGTAATGATATAAAAAAAGAGAATTCTAAATATATAATTATTTCAAAAAATCCTAATCGCTATCAGATGAAAGATAGAAAAAATCGATCCACGCAAGTGCTCATATCCAAACAAATTCAAACCGGATCTCAAGAAGACCAAAAAAATAATAAAAAAAGTGAATTTAATGAGATTGATCTCCATCTTCTTTTGGTGAGTTTTGTGTGGTATAAATTTAAGATTTATTCCAAAACGATTGATGCTAATAAATCTGACAAAAAAGAAAAAGGTCAAAACGAGTGGATACATCCTGATATTGTGGGTATTTATTTCCCTTTTGGCGACGATTACGAACCTCAAACATTGAAATTAACAACAAATTTAGCTTGCCCTAGCTATAAATTATATTCTTTTGAGCTAAAGAAAAAATTATCTTTTTCAAATTTGAGAGAATCTTATTTTCAGGCTATTTCAAATTCCAGTTGGGCAAATGAAGGTTATTTGGTTGCTTTTGAAATTGATAATAAAACTGATTTGTTAGATGAATTAAAAAGGCTCAATACTGCCTTTGGGATTGGAGTTATAAAATTGAGAGGGCAACTTGAGGATTGTGAAGTGATGATCTCTGCAAAATATAAAGAAAGCCCGGATATTGATACTCTTAATTTGTTGGTAAAAAATAATCCTGATTTTAAAAATTTTATAGAAAATATTAATGAAGATATAGGGGCTGGTAAATCTTCTAGAATTATGAAAACATATTATGAAAAATTTTTTGATAAACAACAATACGAAGAATATTGCAAATCAAAAAATATAAAATAA